The proteins below are encoded in one region of Borrelia duttonii Ly:
- a CDS encoding complement regulator-acquiring protein: protein MRKNLFILLVLGLASCNLDSKLLDNKGSPDNFLKDVVNNVQNFVNNVQGDEPIKEDVVNKVSVEKVVRGDFVIKDEKGELISALINDINSVMGLLNQDKAEVEDVNQYGMKDKVFKFVLNAVNNKTLDHGDNKGVRRLFYSSLLYNKERIKDFAEILKKVESDNTNKGTWIYDIMNTVVVDLQFNFERIINKLEKNRDKLDKLSLVDLREIKSKLEEIQLQKLNWRKALDSLISSYKAKTDGIDSDSKKLIKHIEKRYKDLIKVKIPGMKAVSNRIIAILGTIK from the coding sequence GTGAGAAAAAATTTATTTATATTATTAGTTTTGGGGTTAGCATCTTGTAATCTAGATTCTAAATTATTGGATAATAAAGGAAGCCCTGACAATTTTTTAAAAGATGTTGTAAATAATGTTCAAAATTTTGTGAATAACGTTCAAGGTGATGAACCAATAAAGGAAGATGTTGTTAATAAAGTTTCTGTTGAAAAAGTAGTAAGAGGAGATTTTGTAATAAAAGATGAGAAAGGGGAATTAATATCTGCCCTTATAAATGATATTAATAGTGTTATGGGATTATTAAATCAAGATAAGGCTGAAGTTGAGGATGTAAATCAATATGGTATGAAGGATAAAGTGTTTAAATTCGTGTTAAATGCTGTTAATAATAAGACATTAGATCATGGTGATAATAAGGGAGTAAGACGATTATTTTATTCCTCTTTGTTATACAATAAAGAAAGAATAAAAGATTTTGCAGAAATTCTTAAAAAAGTAGAATCGGATAATACAAATAAGGGTACATGGATTTACGATATAATGAATACTGTAGTAGTAGATCTTCAGTTTAATTTTGAGAGAATAATTAATAAATTAGAAAAGAATAGAGATAAACTTGATAAATTGAGTCTTGTTGATTTAAGAGAAATTAAATCAAAGCTTGAGGAAATTCAATTACAGAAATTAAATTGGAGGAAAGCCTTAGATAGTCTTATTTCATCTTATAAAGCTAAGACAGATGGAATTGATTCTGATAGCAAGAAATTGATAAAGCATATTGAGAAAAGATATAAAGATCTTATTAAAGTTAAAATTCCCGGAATGAAGGCAGTATCTAATAGAATTATAGCTATTCTAGGTACAATTAAGTAA
- a CDS encoding variable large family protein → MGRIVKGIIMGMMVVVMGCNGGGVGGESGENNFLKSLINVSNEFINVFTSFGNMVWSVLGLKADSKKSDVGNYFKTVQGTVEGVKTGLNKIVADMKKESNPNAVATETAVNKLVTETLDKIIAGAKTASEAIGGDANALIGNVAAGGANDSAGVSGSEIDSLVKGIKGIVDIVLKGIGKADAGDGKKADALGARGDNAGDVGKLFGNTGNNGGIDSADNAKKAGADAAKAVGAVTGADILQAVVKDGGDASKLAANSPTSDVAGVSQNAKDGTIAGGIALRAMAKGGKFANDNTAANVDVVTAVKGAAVSAVTKALDTLTVAIRSTIDEGLKSVKEAMKTNINVTSVASENSGSSGQNQ, encoded by the coding sequence ATGGGGAGAATAGTAAAAGGAATAATAATGGGGATGATGGTGGTAGTGATGGGATGTAATGGTGGGGGAGTAGGAGGAGAAAGTGGAGAGAATAATTTTTTGAAGTCATTAATTAATGTGAGTAATGAATTTATAAATGTTTTCACATCATTTGGGAATATGGTATGGAGTGTATTGGGATTGAAGGCGGATTCTAAGAAGTCCGATGTTGGGAATTATTTTAAGACAGTACAGGGTACAGTAGAGGGAGTTAAAACAGGACTTAATAAAATTGTTGCTGATATGAAAAAAGAGAGTAATCCTAATGCTGTAGCTACTGAGACTGCAGTAAATAAATTAGTTACTGAAACACTTGATAAAATAATTGCTGGGGCAAAGACAGCAAGTGAGGCAATTGGTGGTGATGCTAATGCTCTAATTGGAAATGTTGCTGCTGGTGGTGCTAATGATTCTGCAGGTGTATCTGGTAGTGAGATTGATAGTCTAGTAAAGGGAATTAAGGGGATTGTTGATATAGTACTTAAGGGTATAGGGAAGGCTGATGCTGGGGATGGTAAAAAAGCCGATGCTCTTGGAGCAAGAGGTGATAATGCTGGTGATGTAGGAAAGTTATTTGGTAATACTGGTAATAATGGTGGTATTGATTCTGCAGATAATGCAAAGAAGGCAGGTGCAGATGCAGCAAAAGCAGTTGGGGCAGTAACTGGTGCTGATATTTTACAAGCTGTAGTTAAAGATGGTGGTGATGCTTCTAAGTTAGCTGCTAATAGTCCTACCTCTGATGTTGCTGGGGTATCTCAGAATGCTAAGGATGGCACTATTGCAGGGGGAATAGCATTAAGAGCAATGGCTAAGGGAGGTAAATTTGCTAATGATAATACTGCTGCTAATGTTGATGTTGTTACTGCGGTTAAAGGAGCAGCAGTAAGTGCGGTGACTAAGGCATTAGATACATTAACAGTAGCAATAAGAAGTACTATTGATGAAGGACTTAAAAGTGTTAAAGAAGCAATGAAAACTAATATTAATGTTACTTCTGTAGCATCTGAGAATAGTGGTTCTAGTGGTCAAAATCAATAA
- a CDS encoding variable large family protein yields the protein MKIEKKGEGKVRVILLMMMMVMMGCNSGGVKGEGAAGGGGSGAKSLSEVLLEVGRSAENAFYSFIELMSDTLGLKVTKDTTKQQVGEYFNSLGGKLGEASGELEKVASKAMVGVDRSDESKNAKNSIRSAVDTAKGVLSLLKTHLESLKDIGDDKKVVDVTSNQAGVAANENALKKVYQAFKGIVTVANKEGVEKLKESKLTLSQESIGVVDAKNGVKILGTDLAATAGDAGKAALIVSAVSGEEMLESIVQASEDKVVKITGNATAQTTSLEFAKGGNAAHVSHSSDSKAAAVAGGIALRSLVKEGKLASHNANSDEKAVQLAGVTAVNKLLVALEDIIKKTVKNVLDKVKKDVDEAKKPKTVS from the coding sequence ATGAAGATAGAGAAAAAAGGAGAGGGGAAAGTAAGAGTAATATTATTGATGATGATGATGGTGATGATGGGATGTAATAGTGGGGGAGTGAAAGGAGAAGGAGCAGCAGGAGGAGGCGGGAGTGGAGCTAAAAGTTTAAGTGAAGTACTGCTGGAAGTAGGGAGAAGTGCAGAGAATGCATTTTATTCGTTTATAGAGTTAATGTCAGATACATTAGGCTTAAAAGTGACTAAGGATACAACTAAGCAACAAGTAGGAGAATATTTTAATAGCCTAGGTGGTAAACTTGGAGAGGCATCAGGTGAATTAGAAAAAGTAGCAAGCAAAGCAATGGTCGGTGTTGATAGAAGCGATGAATCAAAGAATGCAAAAAATTCAATTCGAAGTGCAGTTGATACAGCTAAGGGAGTTTTAAGTTTGTTGAAAACTCATTTAGAATCTTTGAAAGATATAGGTGATGATAAAAAGGTTGTTGATGTAACGAGTAATCAGGCCGGAGTGGCAGCAAATGAAAATGCATTAAAGAAGGTATATCAGGCCTTTAAAGGGATAGTAACGGTAGCTAATAAAGAGGGTGTTGAAAAGTTGAAAGAAAGTAAGTTAACTTTGTCTCAAGAATCAATAGGTGTGGTTGATGCAAAAAATGGAGTTAAGATATTAGGTACAGATTTAGCAGCAACAGCAGGGGATGCAGGTAAAGCAGCATTAATAGTATCAGCAGTAAGTGGTGAGGAAATGTTAGAGTCTATTGTTCAAGCATCAGAAGATAAAGTTGTAAAAATAACAGGTAATGCAACTGCACAGACAACGTCATTGGAATTTGCAAAAGGAGGTAATGCAGCTCATGTGTCGCATTCATCTGATTCAAAAGCAGCAGCAGTAGCAGGAGGGATAGCGTTGCGTTCATTAGTTAAAGAAGGTAAATTAGCTTCACATAATGCAAATAGCGATGAAAAAGCGGTACAATTAGCAGGAGTAACAGCGGTAAATAAACTATTAGTAGCGTTGGAAGATATAATTAAAAAGACAGTAAAGAATGTTTTGGATAAAGTGAAGAAAGATGTAGACGAAGCAAAAAAACCAAAGACAGTCAGTTAG
- a CDS encoding glycoside hydrolase family 3 N-terminal domain-containing protein produces the protein MFRLILFVLLFFHFVLLGSIPDIDYDYFESDKFDLIDVDKFLGKVNSKDILNGSYIFIGIRNVSNPSSVQSLSKSELMKIQEINPVGVILFRENFKDAEQTKKLIEKLKKYLGSKLLIAVDEEGGLVSRASENEKLGVYNFPSMESVGKTKDVQLAYKIGEILGKQLRRLGINMNMAPVADSKFAPDSPLGNRTFGYSFYDIGLMVEAFVDGMQREGVFAVVKHFPGLGGTKIDTHKDLALLPYSKNFLMLNNFVPFVFGKEAKFLMLAHILVPNISKDVSSMSRDIVEIIRDNLNIFSIIMTDAYDMGAIVNNFNLEYAIKQSLNSGIDIVLIPEGFKGINIEK, from the coding sequence ATGTTTAGATTGATATTATTTGTACTTTTGTTTTTTCATTTTGTTTTATTGGGTTCTATTCCAGATATAGATTATGATTATTTTGAAAGTGATAAATTTGATCTTATAGATGTTGATAAGTTTTTAGGAAAAGTTAATTCTAAAGATATTTTAAATGGAAGTTATATTTTTATTGGTATTAGAAATGTTTCTAATCCTAGTTCTGTTCAATCACTTAGTAAAAGTGAACTTATGAAAATACAAGAGATAAATCCAGTGGGAGTTATTTTGTTTAGAGAAAACTTTAAGGATGCTGAACAAACTAAAAAATTAATTGAAAAATTAAAAAAATATCTTGGTTCCAAACTTTTAATTGCTGTTGATGAGGAAGGGGGCTTGGTTAGTAGAGCTAGTGAAAATGAAAAACTAGGAGTGTATAATTTTCCTTCTATGGAATCTGTTGGGAAGACAAAAGATGTTCAACTTGCATATAAGATAGGTGAAATTCTTGGAAAACAACTTAGACGTCTTGGGATAAATATGAATATGGCACCTGTAGCAGATTCTAAATTTGCACCTGATAGTCCATTAGGTAATAGGACTTTTGGGTATTCATTTTACGATATTGGTCTTATGGTAGAGGCATTTGTTGATGGAATGCAAAGAGAAGGGGTTTTTGCTGTGGTTAAGCACTTTCCAGGACTTGGAGGTACTAAGATAGATACTCATAAGGATTTAGCTTTATTGCCTTATAGTAAAAATTTTTTGATGTTAAATAATTTCGTGCCATTTGTTTTTGGTAAAGAGGCAAAATTTTTAATGCTTGCTCATATACTTGTACCTAATATTTCCAAGGATGTTAGTAGTATGTCAAGAGATATAGTAGAGATTATAAGAGATAATCTGAATATTTTTAGCATTATAATGACGGATGCATATGATATGGGAGCAATTGTTAATAATTTTAATTTAGAGTATGCTATTAAACAGTCGTTAAATTCAGGTATTGATATTGTACTGATTCCCGAAGGTTTTAAGGGGATTAATATAGAGAAATAA
- a CDS encoding UTP--glucose-1-phosphate uridylyltransferase gives MCEVIDKVFSQKVLNMLNMHDLKGLDISFKTFPSESHSNILSLTDNFVKLKFRKELVENNLKKYFDDYRKFLFSSEGDFYVFTADNLRKIGLSLYPYFSFGILNGGSATSYFDLLKNSDFNNDLYFLYANKILEAKEFFGHLPKGITPAYVNADGSYGFSFLELKIRHLLLLSRQYYELYGENIKPSIFQMTSVKTYKLISDFLDGIFDNNLIKSLNYCDFCKSDILTAIQPLVYCYKELSDGHYEYFDYVNNGKKVFLALPAGHGQNFKILRDIYMQLYNSGKKFVYIGNIDNVGFTVNLKTLAIMAITNDSAGFEFSVKTPLDTKGGILILDDDNNLNCVDIGSVISRETVLQFEYKGGKIFFNCATGLFNLEYLIKNIDRIISDMPMRVIEQTKEFGKYTSIEQITWEVIKMVDNPLIFEVNREDRFLPAKLFINTLIMSNYMSDKFSDAFFDIAKYLNIGLNNVLQNKYNLDFKKGKWNV, from the coding sequence ATGTGTGAAGTAATAGATAAAGTTTTTTCTCAAAAAGTACTTAATATGCTTAATATGCATGACCTTAAAGGGTTAGATATATCTTTTAAAACTTTTCCAAGTGAAAGTCATAGTAATATTTTGAGTCTTACTGATAATTTTGTTAAATTAAAATTTAGAAAAGAACTTGTTGAAAATAATTTGAAAAAATATTTTGATGATTATAGAAAGTTTTTATTCTCATCAGAAGGTGATTTTTATGTTTTTACTGCTGATAATTTAAGAAAGATAGGATTGTCACTTTATCCTTATTTTTCGTTTGGGATTTTAAATGGAGGTTCTGCAACTAGTTATTTTGATCTACTTAAAAATAGTGATTTTAATAATGACTTATATTTTTTATATGCAAATAAAATATTAGAAGCTAAGGAATTTTTTGGACATTTGCCCAAAGGAATTACACCTGCGTATGTTAATGCAGATGGTAGTTATGGATTTTCGTTTTTAGAATTAAAAATTCGACATCTTTTATTGCTGTCTAGGCAGTATTATGAACTTTATGGTGAAAATATTAAACCTTCTATTTTTCAAATGACAAGTGTTAAGACTTATAAGTTAATTTCTGATTTTTTAGACGGTATTTTTGATAATAATTTGATTAAGAGTTTAAATTATTGTGATTTTTGTAAATCGGATATTTTAACAGCAATTCAGCCTTTGGTGTATTGTTATAAAGAGTTAAGTGATGGTCATTATGAATATTTTGATTATGTTAATAATGGAAAGAAAGTTTTTTTAGCTTTACCTGCAGGACATGGTCAAAATTTTAAAATTTTGAGGGATATTTATATGCAACTTTATAATTCAGGTAAAAAATTTGTATATATTGGGAACATTGATAATGTTGGTTTTACTGTTAATTTAAAAACACTTGCTATAATGGCTATAACTAATGATTCTGCTGGATTTGAGTTTAGTGTTAAGACACCACTAGATACAAAGGGAGGGATTTTAATTTTAGATGATGATAATAATTTAAACTGTGTTGATATTGGTAGTGTTATTTCTAGAGAAACAGTGTTGCAATTTGAGTACAAAGGAGGTAAGATTTTTTTTAATTGTGCTACAGGTCTTTTTAATTTGGAGTATTTGATCAAAAATATTGATAGAATAATATCAGATATGCCTATGAGAGTTATTGAACAGACTAAAGAATTTGGCAAATATACTTCAATTGAGCAAATAACATGGGAAGTTATAAAGATGGTAGATAATCCATTGATTTTTGAGGTTAATAGGGAAGATAGATTTTTACCTGCTAAATTATTTATTAATACACTTATTATGAGTAATTATATGAGTGATAAATTTTCAGATGCATTTTTTGATATTGCTAAATACTTAAATATTGGTCTTAATAATGTATTACAGAATAAATATAATTTGGATTTTAAGAAAGGTAAATGGAATGTTTAG
- a CDS encoding phosphoglucomutase, whose protein sequence is MLKNYILNMTNLKKSINEMILSPSGFRKIFAQSKKENSMDNEINEDDKILVAIISLTISNYFQDKPKQYINVGLDSRATGNVISQIIIKTLILNNDKINFFGILPIPEILAYTKISKNSKGFIYISASHNPKGYNGIKTGLDDGGVLNSNEINKIIKQIKSNIQNENLIKNLIKKLQNFNNNTKYLKTYETIIASKDKLKAQSYNAYKSLMQQIIYSDEHNQENIDILKANIKKEQIGIIGEMNGGSRINSIDKEMLQSLGLKLEFHNTEIGIFKHGMTPEGKSLNMCKKILEQKFQKDNSFQLGYVPDCDGDRGNLITINKNGQANIISSQKIFALSVLSELSYLYHIGIKKNLAVVVNDATSLNIEKIASLFNAKVYRVEVGEANLTEMADILRNKGLIIKIFGEGSNGGNITHPSKVRDPLATVFSIIKLLKIKNLYKIWCTLSQNSYNEYYNLDDILKTINFYSNVEVSSKEAILKIRVQNQETLKTNYEKLLKTEFNKNNTIINQLQINNYEILNYEGITQTTTRTRDASGGLKVLLKNDKHEIIGSLWMRGSKTEPIFRVLSEVKSEYHNLLYDILDFHKHLIKSANSII, encoded by the coding sequence ATGTTAAAAAATTATATATTAAATATGACAAACTTAAAAAAGTCTATTAACGAAATGATACTCTCTCCTTCAGGATTTAGAAAAATATTTGCACAATCAAAAAAAGAAAATTCAATGGATAATGAAATAAATGAAGATGATAAAATATTAGTTGCAATAATATCACTTACAATATCTAATTACTTTCAAGACAAGCCAAAACAATACATTAACGTTGGATTGGATTCAAGAGCAACGGGAAACGTAATATCACAAATAATAATTAAAACATTAATTTTAAACAATGACAAAATTAATTTTTTTGGTATACTTCCAATACCAGAAATTTTGGCTTACACAAAAATTAGTAAAAATTCAAAAGGATTCATATACATTTCTGCTAGCCATAATCCTAAAGGATATAATGGTATTAAAACTGGTCTAGATGATGGGGGCGTGTTAAATTCAAATGAAATAAACAAAATAATAAAACAAATCAAATCTAATATCCAAAATGAAAATCTAATAAAAAATCTAATAAAAAAATTACAAAATTTTAATAATAATACTAAATACTTAAAAACATATGAAACAATCATAGCTTCAAAAGACAAATTGAAAGCACAATCTTACAACGCATATAAATCACTAATGCAACAAATCATATATTCAGACGAGCATAACCAAGAAAACATTGATATACTAAAAGCAAATATCAAAAAAGAACAAATAGGAATAATAGGTGAAATGAACGGAGGATCTCGCATCAATTCAATTGATAAAGAAATGCTTCAATCTCTAGGACTAAAATTAGAATTTCATAACACTGAAATTGGCATTTTTAAGCATGGAATGACTCCTGAAGGAAAATCTTTAAACATGTGCAAAAAAATATTAGAACAAAAATTTCAAAAAGACAATTCATTTCAACTAGGATATGTACCTGACTGTGATGGAGATAGAGGAAATCTGATTACAATAAACAAAAATGGACAAGCAAATATTATTTCATCACAAAAAATATTTGCACTCTCAGTACTCTCAGAACTTAGTTACCTTTATCATATAGGAATTAAAAAAAACTTAGCTGTAGTGGTTAATGATGCAACTTCTCTAAATATCGAAAAAATAGCCTCACTATTTAATGCAAAAGTTTACAGAGTTGAAGTAGGAGAAGCAAATTTAACAGAAATGGCTGATATTTTACGAAACAAAGGACTAATAATCAAAATTTTTGGAGAAGGATCAAATGGAGGAAATATCACACATCCTTCAAAGGTAAGAGACCCACTTGCAACTGTTTTTAGCATTATAAAATTACTTAAAATCAAAAATCTTTACAAAATATGGTGCACATTATCTCAAAATTCATATAATGAATACTATAATCTCGATGACATATTAAAAACAATCAACTTTTACAGTAATGTAGAAGTATCATCAAAAGAAGCTATACTTAAAATAAGAGTACAAAATCAAGAAACATTAAAAACTAACTATGAAAAACTATTAAAAACAGAATTTAACAAAAATAATACGATAATAAACCAATTACAAATTAACAATTATGAAATCCTTAATTACGAAGGAATAACACAAACTACTACTAGAACCCGTGATGCATCAGGAGGCCTTAAAGTTTTACTAAAAAATGACAAACACGAAATAATTGGCAGCTTATGGATGCGTGGCTCAAAAACAGAACCTATATTCAGAGTACTAAGCGAAGTTAAATCTGAATATCACAATTTATTATATGATATTTTGGATTTTCACAAACACTTAATAAAAAGTGCAAACTCAATAATATAA
- the trpS gene encoding tryptophan--tRNA ligase translates to MQKKVILTGDRPTGSLHLGHYVGSIVNRLKYQEEYETYIIIADLHTLTTQSDLKSINEISINVREIVLDYLSCGIDPERVNIYLQSAIPELLELNLILSMIVMVNRLQRIPSIKDMSINAGLSEIPYGLLGYPVLMSADILMAKADFVPVGRDNESHIELTRELARKFNFLYGENFFPIPEAIFTDFHTLVGIDGKTKMSKSLGNAIFLNDDEKSLRKKVMSMFTDPKRIRADIPGEVDGNPVFIYHDLFNSDMDELCELKSRYKKGTIGDIEVKERLFNVLNQFLIPIRERREFFKAKKGYVDEIIFEGTNKARKVALETVRDAKNLMGISKTWNGIRRNIEKMAKYK, encoded by the coding sequence ATGCAAAAAAAAGTTATTCTTACAGGTGATAGACCTACAGGTTCTCTTCATTTGGGGCATTATGTGGGATCTATTGTTAACAGATTAAAGTATCAGGAAGAGTATGAGACTTATATTATTATAGCGGATTTACATACTCTTACTACACAATCAGACCTAAAGAGCATTAATGAGATATCAATTAATGTTAGAGAAATAGTTTTGGATTATTTGTCTTGTGGAATTGATCCTGAGAGAGTTAATATTTATTTGCAATCAGCAATACCTGAGCTTTTAGAGTTAAATTTAATATTATCAATGATTGTTATGGTTAATCGTTTGCAAAGAATTCCTAGTATAAAAGATATGAGCATTAATGCTGGACTGAGTGAAATTCCTTATGGGCTATTAGGTTATCCTGTTTTAATGAGTGCAGATATTTTAATGGCAAAGGCTGATTTTGTTCCTGTTGGACGTGATAATGAATCTCATATTGAGCTTACAAGAGAACTTGCTAGAAAATTTAATTTTCTTTATGGTGAGAATTTTTTTCCAATTCCTGAAGCTATATTTACGGATTTTCATACTCTTGTGGGAATTGATGGTAAAACTAAGATGAGTAAAAGTCTTGGTAATGCAATATTTTTAAATGATGATGAAAAATCATTACGCAAAAAAGTTATGTCTATGTTTACAGATCCAAAAAGAATAAGAGCGGATATACCGGGAGAAGTTGATGGTAATCCTGTTTTTATTTATCATGATCTTTTTAATAGTGATATGGATGAGCTTTGTGAACTTAAGAGTAGATATAAAAAAGGTACAATTGGAGATATTGAAGTTAAAGAGAGACTTTTTAATGTTTTAAATCAATTCTTAATTCCAATTAGGGAGAGAAGAGAATTCTTTAAAGCTAAGAAGGGTTATGTTGATGAGATAATTTTTGAAGGTACAAATAAGGCTCGAAAGGTTGCATTAGAAACTGTAAGAGATGCTAAGAATTTAATGGGTATATCAAAAACATGGAATGGAATTAGAAGGAATATAGAAAAAATGGCGAAATATAAATAA
- a CDS encoding AI-2E family transporter: MALEIKTTDRFKFVRLQSIFYVVALIIMLITILKVAQTIFKPLSIAVLLGFLVYPIYTFLKKLKIPRVLIIFIIFFVLFLFSYLVFSFVYYSVTVLIDQLPYYQKQLIFIIVDILEKYKLDSAIISNIDFSKYIYPFLTRISNEIIGFASSLVVLFLLLYFLLSEIHIFDIKVKNAFKRSVSSMFIEVLSTINNQISKYLGIKVFVSFLTGLLVFIGLKLFGQDFPRVWAVLTFVFNFIPSIGSILAVFFIMIAALVQFYPDLNLVLYIFIYNTFVQMLIGNILEPKMQGHRLDLSPFLLLCFLFFWGWLWGIVGLLIAYPFTVIIKVIVDNIVYLRPFSVFLSGSKILTLDNIDNNFNNKEN, from the coding sequence ATGGCTTTAGAAATAAAAACAACTGATAGATTTAAGTTTGTTAGATTACAGTCGATTTTTTATGTTGTAGCTTTAATTATAATGTTGATTACTATTTTAAAAGTGGCCCAAACGATATTTAAGCCTTTATCTATTGCAGTATTGCTTGGATTTTTAGTTTATCCTATTTATACTTTTCTTAAAAAGTTAAAGATACCAAGAGTTTTAATTATTTTTATAATTTTTTTTGTTCTTTTTTTATTTTCTTATTTAGTTTTTAGCTTTGTATATTACAGTGTTACTGTTTTAATTGATCAACTTCCTTATTATCAAAAACAATTGATTTTTATTATAGTAGATATTCTTGAGAAGTATAAATTAGATAGTGCTATTATTAGTAATATTGATTTTTCTAAATATATTTATCCTTTTTTAACTAGGATATCTAATGAAATTATTGGGTTTGCAAGCAGTTTGGTGGTTTTATTTTTATTATTATATTTTTTGTTATCAGAAATACATATTTTTGACATAAAAGTTAAAAATGCGTTTAAACGATCTGTTTCAAGTATGTTTATTGAAGTTTTAAGTACAATCAATAATCAAATTAGTAAATATTTAGGAATTAAGGTGTTTGTTAGCTTTCTTACTGGATTGTTGGTATTTATAGGTTTAAAGTTGTTTGGGCAGGATTTTCCTCGTGTATGGGCTGTGCTTACATTTGTTTTTAATTTTATTCCAAGTATAGGTTCGATTTTGGCTGTTTTTTTTATTATGATAGCTGCTTTGGTGCAGTTTTATCCTGATTTAAATTTGGTGCTTTATATATTTATATATAATACATTTGTTCAGATGTTGATTGGAAATATTCTTGAGCCAAAGATGCAGGGACATAGACTTGATCTCTCTCCTTTTTTATTGCTTTGTTTTCTTTTCTTTTGGGGATGGCTTTGGGGCATAGTGGGACTTTTGATAGCTTATCCTTTTACAGTTATTATAAAGGTAATAGTAGATAATATAGTATATTTGCGACCTTTTTCTGTATTTTTAAGTGGTTCTAAGATATTAACCCTTGATAATATTGATAATAATTTTAATAATAAGGAAAATTGA
- a CDS encoding HAD family hydrolase, with amino-acid sequence MSKKEKIIAFIFDFDDTLIYGNMQQVLFDEYNVDSNLFWSEVENLSVTYNENSCNIITNEMIYLSHFLTYVREGIFRGLNNKILFELGSKLKFFEGVIDLFKEISDINESLKKSDAIVNIYIVSSGFRQMILGSSIASYVTKVWACEFVDSYLMPFYQSLDNKFSENSVLSSVCYFVDHTIKTRVIFELNKGSYDKINKRIPKSRREIPFENMFYIADGFNDIPAFEILNNNLNHYKNTLTVYYGNNENAKKLVKEKRVGDLAEANYGKGTKLYNWIMEKIFSNI; translated from the coding sequence ATGAGTAAAAAAGAAAAAATTATAGCTTTTATCTTTGATTTTGATGATACTTTAATTTATGGTAACATGCAGCAAGTACTTTTTGATGAGTATAATGTTGATTCTAATTTGTTTTGGAGTGAAGTTGAAAATTTATCTGTTACTTATAATGAAAATAGTTGTAATATTATTACTAATGAGATGATATATTTATCACATTTTTTAACTTACGTAAGAGAAGGTATTTTTAGAGGATTAAATAATAAAATATTATTTGAATTAGGTTCAAAGTTAAAGTTTTTTGAAGGTGTGATTGATTTGTTTAAAGAAATAAGTGATATAAATGAAAGTCTAAAAAAATCAGATGCAATTGTCAACATTTATATTGTGTCTAGTGGTTTTAGACAAATGATTTTGGGTAGTAGTATTGCTTCTTATGTTACTAAGGTCTGGGCTTGTGAATTTGTGGATTCGTACCTTATGCCTTTTTATCAGAGTTTAGATAATAAATTTTCGGAAAATAGTGTTTTAAGTAGTGTATGTTATTTTGTAGATCATACAATAAAGACTAGAGTAATTTTTGAATTAAATAAGGGATCTTATGATAAAATTAATAAGCGAATTCCAAAAAGTAGAAGAGAAATTCCTTTTGAAAATATGTTTTATATTGCAGATGGTTTTAATGATATTCCAGCTTTTGAGATTTTGAATAATAATTTAAATCACTATAAAAATACATTAACAGTTTATTATGGCAATAATGAGAATGCTAAAAAGTTAGTTAAGGAAAAAAGGGTAGGAGATTTGGCTGAGGCTAATTATGGTAAGGGAACTAAGTTGTATAATTGGATAATGGAAAAAATTTTTTCAAATATATGA